In Sphingomonas sp. SORGH_AS_0950, the following are encoded in one genomic region:
- the dut gene encoding dUTP diphosphatase, translating to MTIAPISIALKRLPHGEGLPLPGYATPGAAGMDVVAAETLTLEPGRRAAVATGFAIAIPPGYEVQVRPRSGLALKHGITCLNTPGTIDEDYRGEVKVILANLGDEPFAVVRGERIAQLVPAPVQRAMLTEVDELDATERGSGGFGSTGR from the coding sequence ATGACGATTGCACCCATTTCGATTGCTCTCAAACGCTTGCCCCATGGCGAGGGGCTTCCCCTGCCCGGCTATGCCACGCCCGGCGCGGCCGGGATGGACGTGGTCGCGGCCGAGACGCTGACGCTGGAGCCCGGACGGCGCGCCGCCGTCGCGACCGGGTTCGCCATCGCCATCCCGCCGGGTTACGAGGTGCAGGTGCGCCCCCGCTCGGGCCTGGCGCTCAAGCATGGCATCACCTGCCTCAACACCCCCGGCACCATCGACGAGGATTATCGCGGCGAGGTGAAGGTGATCCTCGCCAATCTGGGCGACGAGCCCTTTGCGGTGGTGCGCGGCGAGCGGATCGCGCAGTTGGTCCCCGCCCCCGTCCAGCGCGCCATGCTGACCGAGGTCGATGAACTGGACGCGACCGAGCGCGGGAGCGGCGGTTTCGGATCGACCGGCCGATGA
- the galU gene encoding UTP--glucose-1-phosphate uridylyltransferase GalU, whose product MTIKKVRKAVFPVAGLGTRFLPATKSMPKEMLTVVDKPLIQYAVEEALEAGIEQIIFVTGRGKGALEDHFDISYELEATMKARGKSLAVIEGIRQKPGSPVYVRQQEPLGLGHAVWCAREIVGDEPFAVLLPDELMVGGFMKQMVEAYDQVGGNVIGALEVPDSETDKYGIISPGKQDGRLTEVTALVEKPKGKAPSNLMIPGRYILQPEVMQILDAQEPGAGGEIQLTDAMAKLIGNQPFHGFTFDGQRYDCGDKAGWLTANLALGLAREDIGPAVREFAKTLLG is encoded by the coding sequence ATGACGATCAAGAAAGTTCGCAAAGCGGTTTTCCCGGTGGCCGGGCTCGGTACGCGGTTCCTGCCGGCGACCAAGTCGATGCCCAAGGAAATGCTGACCGTCGTCGACAAGCCGCTGATCCAATATGCGGTCGAGGAAGCGCTGGAAGCGGGGATCGAGCAGATCATCTTCGTCACCGGCCGCGGCAAGGGCGCGTTGGAGGATCATTTCGACATCTCCTACGAACTGGAAGCCACGATGAAGGCGCGCGGCAAGTCGCTCGCCGTGATCGAGGGCATCCGCCAGAAGCCGGGCAGCCCCGTCTATGTCCGCCAGCAGGAGCCGCTGGGCCTGGGCCATGCCGTGTGGTGCGCGCGCGAGATCGTCGGCGACGAGCCGTTCGCGGTGCTGCTGCCCGACGAACTGATGGTCGGCGGCTTCATGAAGCAGATGGTCGAAGCCTATGACCAGGTCGGCGGCAACGTCATCGGCGCGCTGGAAGTGCCCGACAGCGAGACCGACAAATACGGCATCATCTCGCCCGGCAAGCAGGACGGTCGCCTGACCGAAGTGACCGCGCTGGTCGAGAAGCCCAAGGGCAAGGCGCCGTCGAACCTGATGATCCCCGGCCGCTACATCCTCCAGCCCGAGGTCATGCAGATCCTCGACGCGCAGGAGCCGGGTGCGGGCGGCGAGATCCAGCTGACCGACGCGATGGCCAAGCTGATCGGCAACCAGCCGTTCCACGGCTTCACCTTCGACGGCCAGCGTTACGACTGTGGCGACAAGGCGGGCTGGCTGACCGCCAACCTGGCACTGGGCCTCGCGCGCGAGGACATTGGCCCGGCGGTGCGCGAATTCGCCAAGACGCTGCTCGGCTGA
- a CDS encoding HesA/MoeB/ThiF family protein produces MILTDDELARYARHIVLREFGGGGQLRLKQARVAVIGAGGIGSPAIQYLAAAGVGSLVLIDDDVVEPSNLQRQTIFTTEDRGTPKVEAAARFARRLNPHVAVDTHRARVTPDTVLSLIDGADVVLDGCDNFATRLTVADAALSRRIPLVSAAVGQFEGQLATYRGWEADKPCYRCFVGDAVDQAGLTCADDGVLGPVTGIMGSLAALEVLRAIAPFGRDSAGSVLIADLLSLRFRTLALPKDPGCRCAGAAVAA; encoded by the coding sequence ATGATCCTGACCGACGACGAACTGGCCCGCTATGCCCGTCACATCGTGCTGCGCGAATTTGGCGGCGGGGGCCAGCTCCGGCTGAAACAGGCGCGGGTCGCGGTGATCGGCGCGGGCGGGATCGGCTCTCCCGCCATCCAGTATCTCGCCGCCGCCGGGGTGGGATCGCTGGTCCTGATCGATGACGATGTCGTCGAGCCGTCCAATCTGCAACGCCAGACGATCTTCACGACGGAGGATCGCGGCACGCCCAAGGTGGAGGCCGCCGCCCGCTTCGCGCGCCGCCTGAACCCGCATGTCGCGGTGGACACGCACCGCGCGCGGGTGACGCCCGACACCGTGCTGTCGCTAATCGACGGCGCCGATGTCGTGCTCGACGGATGCGACAATTTCGCCACCCGGCTGACGGTGGCCGACGCCGCGCTGTCGCGGCGCATCCCCCTGGTCTCGGCCGCGGTCGGGCAGTTCGAGGGGCAGCTGGCGACCTATCGCGGCTGGGAAGCCGACAAGCCCTGTTATCGCTGTTTCGTCGGCGACGCGGTCGATCAGGCCGGGCTGACCTGCGCCGATGACGGTGTGCTGGGGCCGGTGACGGGCATCATGGGCAGCCTGGCCGCGCTGGAGGTGCTGCGCGCCATCGCCCCCTTCGGTCGCGACAGCGCGGGGAGCGTGCTGATCGCCGATCTCCTGTCGCTGCGCTTCCGCACGCTTGCTTTGCCCAAGGACCCTGGCTGCCGCTGCGCCGGCGCGGCGGTGGCGGCATGA
- the coaBC gene encoding bifunctional phosphopantothenoylcysteine decarboxylase/phosphopantothenate--cysteine ligase CoaBC has product MSQILLIVGGGIAAYKACELIRLLRRNGHGVRCVLTEGGSHFVTPMTLAALSENQVFTTLWDLKDEAEMGHIQLSRQADLIVVAPATADLMARMAGGHADDLATTLLLATDTPVLVAPAMNVRMWQHPATQRNVARLRADGLTVMAPDEGAMACGEFGPGRLPEPPAILAAIEAALAPRAGPLNGRHILVTAGPTREPIDPVRYIANRSSGRQGFAMAEALARLGARVTLVAGPVTLPTPVGVDRIDVETARQMADAVAAALPADAAVMVAAVADWRVEAAGQKVKKDGGAAPALTLVENPDILASVAAAPNRPALVVGFAAETEHVIDHAVAKRARKRADWIVANDVSSDVFGGEANSIHLVTADGVESWDRMGKDAVARGLAQRIADALQARS; this is encoded by the coding sequence ATGAGCCAAATCCTGTTGATCGTCGGCGGCGGCATCGCCGCGTACAAGGCGTGCGAGCTGATCCGCCTGCTCCGCCGGAACGGGCATGGCGTGCGCTGTGTCTTGACTGAGGGGGGCAGCCATTTCGTCACCCCGATGACGCTGGCCGCGCTATCGGAGAATCAGGTCTTCACCACCCTGTGGGACCTGAAGGACGAAGCGGAGATGGGGCATATCCAGCTCAGCCGCCAGGCCGACCTGATCGTCGTCGCGCCCGCCACCGCCGACCTGATGGCGCGGATGGCGGGCGGCCATGCCGACGATCTGGCGACGACGTTGCTGCTCGCCACCGATACGCCGGTGTTGGTCGCGCCCGCGATGAACGTCCGCATGTGGCAGCATCCCGCGACGCAGCGCAACGTCGCGCGGCTGCGCGCGGACGGGCTGACCGTCATGGCCCCCGACGAAGGGGCCATGGCCTGTGGCGAGTTCGGCCCCGGCCGCCTGCCCGAGCCGCCCGCCATCCTGGCCGCAATCGAGGCCGCGCTGGCCCCCAGGGCCGGTCCGCTGAACGGCCGCCATATCCTGGTCACCGCCGGGCCGACGCGTGAGCCGATCGACCCCGTCCGCTATATCGCCAACCGCTCCTCGGGGCGGCAGGGTTTCGCCATGGCCGAGGCGCTCGCCCGGCTGGGTGCGCGCGTGACCCTGGTCGCGGGGCCGGTGACGCTGCCGACGCCCGTGGGGGTGGACCGGATCGATGTCGAGACCGCGCGCCAGATGGCCGATGCCGTCGCGGCCGCGCTGCCCGCCGATGCGGCGGTGATGGTCGCCGCGGTCGCCGACTGGCGGGTCGAGGCGGCCGGGCAGAAGGTCAAGAAGGACGGCGGTGCGGCCCCTGCCCTGACGCTGGTCGAAAATCCCGACATATTGGCAAGCGTCGCCGCCGCGCCGAACCGCCCCGCGCTGGTTGTCGGCTTCGCCGCCGAGACCGAGCATGTCATCGACCATGCCGTCGCCAAGCGCGCCCGCAAGCGTGCCGACTGGATCGTCGCCAATGACGTATCTTCGGACGTGTTCGGGGGCGAGGCGAACAGCATCCACCTGGTCACCGCCGATGGCGTCGAGAGCTGGGACCGGATGGGCAAGGACGCGGTCGCCAGGGGGCTCGCGCAACGCATTGCCGATGCGCTACAAGCGCGGTCATGA